In Stomoxys calcitrans chromosome 2, idStoCalc2.1, whole genome shotgun sequence, the following proteins share a genomic window:
- the LOC106095596 gene encoding esterase B1, which translates to MEINLTFREKLSLLAKILKHQVWVDYQTSTNEYEVTKTQCGLVKGRKRRNVYAEQGYYYAFEGIPYAQPPVGKLRFRSPKPMEAWNDILDCTRSRSKPMQYNYVSKFVEGSEDCLYLNVYTKKMTSEKPLPVMVWIFGGGYHFGEASRDFYGPDYFMQQDVVVVTFNYRLGIFGFLCFDDPDLNIPGNAGLKDQVLALKWIKNNIQSFNGDPNNITLFGQSAGAASTHLMTMLPQTKGLFHKAIMHSGSVLCPWACTEDHKVGLKYARHVGYKGDGSDKSVYEFLNKLKSKQLAFHDLQLLTKSDLVNNYHLNFLPVVESFASEDCITNKPFKDLMPHAWGNTMPMMMGATSSEGLLYQSLVKKFPFLIDELSDFVNLLPDETKRTHPPAQLKEMGLKLAKSYFDGTKLNASDNLNQFLNLLGCRSFWHGVYRSICARREYAKEIPTYCFYFDFDSKFFNHFRMICCGPNTQGVCHSDDVSYLFYGVMGERLDVDSKEYRCIQRMIGMWYNFALTSNPNCDATKEVPWQPVGDPEETIKCLAIGEEVEFKTLPIWKELKLWNSFYRKEDLI; encoded by the exons ATGGAAATCAATTTAACTTTCCGGGAAAAACTGTCATTACTGGCCAA AATTTTAAAACATCAGGTATGGGTGGATTATCAAACTTCAACCAATGAATACGAGGTCACCAAAACTCAATGCGGGTTGGTGAAGGGTCGTAAGCGTCGAAATGTTTACGCTGAGCAAGGCTACTACTATGCCTTTGAGGGCATTCCCTATGCCCAACCACCCGTGGGAAAATTGAGATTTCGCTCTCCCAAACCAATGGAAGCCTGGAATGACATTCTCGATTGCACCAGAAGTAGATCCAAGCCGATGCAGTATAACTATGTTAGCAAATTTGTGGAAGGTTCCGAGGATTGCCTGTATTTGAATGTTTATACCAAAAAG ATGACAAGTGAAAAGCCTTTGCCAGTTATGGTTTGGATCTTTGGAGGCGGCTATCATTTCGGCGAAGCCTCCCGGGATTTTTATGGCCCAGACTATTTCATGCAGCAGGATGTGGTTGTAGTGACATTCAACTACAGGTTGGgtatttttg GATTTTTATGCTTTGATGATCCCGATCTCAATATTCCTGGCAATGCTGGTTTGAAGGATCAAGTTCTGGCATTGAAATGGATCAAGAACAACATACAAAGTTTCAATGGCGATCCCAACAACATCACCCTGTTTGGACAAAGTGCAGGGGCAGCCTCCACACACCTTATGACTATGCTGCCTCAGACCAAAGGCCTATTCCACAAGGCAATTATGCACTCCGGATCGGTTTTATGTCCCTGGGCCTGCACCGAAGACCACAAGGTGGGCCTCAAATATGCTCGCCATGTCGGCTACAAGGGTGATGGAAGCGATAAGAGTGTCTATGAGTTTTTAAACAAATTGAAGTCCAAGCAATTGGCATTCCACGATTTGCAGCTCTTGACAAAATCGGATTTAGTCAACAATTaccatttgaattttttgcccGTAGTCGAATCTTTTGCCAGCGAAGACTGCATCACAAATAAACCTTTCAAGGACTTAATGCCTCATGCCTGGGGCAATACTATGCCAATGATGATGGGAGCTACCTCTTCGGAGGGCTTGCTCTATCAAAGTTTGGTAAAGAAATTTCCTTTCCTCATAGACGAATTGAGTGATTTTGTTAACCTACTGCCCGATGAAACAAAACGAACACACCCCCCTGCCCAACTAAAAGAAATGGGTCTTAAGCTGGCCAAAAGTTATTTTGATGGAACGAAACTGAATGCCTCCGATAACTTGAATCAATTTTTAAATCTTTTGGGATGTCGTTCGTTTTGGCACGGTGTCTATAGGTCCATATGTGCCCGCCGAGAATATGCAAAGGAAATACCCACCTACTGCTTCTATTTCGACTTCGATTCGAAATTCTTCAATCACTTTCGTATGATATGCTGTGGACCCAACACGCAAGGCGTTTGTCATTCTGATGACGTTAGCTACTTATTCTATGGCGTCATGGGGGAAAGACTTGATGTCGATAGCAAGGAATATCGGTGTATTCAACGCATGATAGGAATGTGGTATAATTTTGCCCTGACATCAAATCCCAATTGTGACGCTACAAAAGAAGTGCCCTGGCAACCTGTAGGAGACCCTGAGGAGACCATTAAATGTTTGGCCATAGGCGAAGAAGTGGAGTTTAAGACACTACCCATTTGGAAGGAATTAAAACTATGGAATAGTTTCTATCGCAAGGAGGACTTAATTTAG